One window of the Chanodichthys erythropterus isolate Z2021 chromosome 2, ASM2448905v1, whole genome shotgun sequence genome contains the following:
- the zgc:158766 gene encoding pleckstrin homology domain-containing family G member 4B isoform X3 yields MHSRVKSRSCDNYLSIKDSESLDHCIQSTLSALYPPFSASAATVLWQLFSVVERQYRGDGLRCFIDFLLPTKRILQIIKEEACLRFKGLLLYHEGWPLCLHEKVVLQLAPLHKVRLRQGDFYLQVVPLGRKAAKLVIKCLSGSGQAIAEIPVAESMYGSVFTTDFLQNVTRERNLQPLQNCLLSTGAVVYRTPWKNVVNPLFVTSTADAIMQARSGGTTLRGQLSTCSTHGSTGTLSSRDSLGGESTVSEPVLSRSLTDMGIGSLRSEDSPLQKSPSPDQGFIRGRIGHKMLSFSTDLSNPGLRKRHPRDSTTFESRRLFRKSYMEALQNPMNIGSSSESILEEGTESTSSSVPKEPIPRRICARGWLGGDEPRNGSPAINPSKNAELSPEERRSKSLERTNKALQVKGHRARSSSGGSGSSLPKKLMNGYTFRFGKLDLEAAFPGIEKRSNKENSGLSDDGLRSGPRRNSNSGDECVPPKPSIRPAVSPAPSTTPPAVCSTPLPSLMTQVNQELLTSGAITLPGNQDRSGRAVLQVCTRSQVWTDACRTTNEITGLLCYYCNRLRREKRDLGLTVLVDARRQQATSTLFSALSQFQTSIPNALYSVLFLVDKDAAVKVERDITVPCEVLTSLKALQKHIDSSQLTRDFDGTFPYDHSHYIHFRQKIEPFATSCSAAISSLQSSIDTLNNIGNLETSEEVSEVINQQKNLMKCILDDTKLNRLRLEGGTFLARIRKEEMCENENYRDAVDMVSALYNQVDEEVHKLVILSNKSLQQLETLLELRTLQERHEEVKRWFYVESEKHLAPLDSYSLSLSSIQDMRQSLAQFMDESTEQQKKAAALLRESKAGSALQEVKQHISTVLQRSEARKNELEVLHNLYEFYESANQWMVHCQEYFCQLRLDDNAVSYTPSVLHVLQDYHSEATKFSLDNFSTLNQMVLNLNSPRELQQWSSIWQKCQQTKQQLEEALAKAALTSKESALMTSKLLETQNGVGSSELPTLSSSSTLCFDYEDEKPHSAGPFSRSQFQFPPESGKFSTSTFDDTDSDCTVDSSASCHSEPVHSPASRQRKQPLKKIMKKTMSYELTARDKAHPDAGHHGYTGIYIKGLEVTNNVCIEKKLQRPDVKSPALGRSRSMSSPPRAHCRHSDGDVKTHSSKIQHIMDEMISTEREYVRSLSYIIEHYFPEMERLDLPQDLRGKRSIIFGNLEKLCDFHSQYFLKDLESCAHSPLSISSCFLQHEEQFGMYALYSKNKPRSDALLISHGNSFFKNKQVELGDKMDLASYLLKPIQRMSKYALLLKDLIKECGHSQEQELTDLRTAEEMVKFQLRHGNDLLAMDAIRGCDVNLKEQGQLRCQDEFIVWCGRKKYLRHVFLFEDLILFSKTKKIEGGYDIYIYKQSYKTAEIGMTENVGDSGLRFEIWFRRRKSQDTFILQASSGEVKAAWTSVIGKILWRQALRNRELRMQEMVSMGIGNKPFMDIKPSDSAISDRAVDYIMKGSESRMRASIAVSSFDHTTPFKRPHSTISNSSSSSSSSQSSSSLLGSLNLHLYPSHPLPGCPSLSHWPYDCIEEDELEHDSTVQSSMISDSAESSSQCTSSDSVSGLSSITVQRHPALVMESYTSDGGSYLSSPTPSPSPPKVTSPILYHKEQELQTQSSKFITAL; encoded by the exons GACTCAGAGTCGTTGGACCACTGCATTCAGAGTACGCTCTCTGCACTGTACCCTCCGTTCAGCGCGAGCGCGGCGACCGTGCTGTGGCAGCTCTTCAGTGTGGTGGAGAGACAGTACCGCGGCGACGGCCTGCGCTGTTTCATTGACTTCCTGCTGCCCACCAAGAGAATCCTGCAGATAATAAAGGAGGAGGCCTGT CTGCGATTCAAAGGCCTGTTGCTGTACCACGAGGGATGGCCGCTGTGTTTACATGAGAAGGTGGTTCTGCAACTCGCACCGCTGCATAAAGTACGTCTGCGGCAGGGAGATTTCTACCTGCAGGTGGTTCCTTTAGGCCGCAAGGCTGCCAAACTGGTCATAAAATGCCTGTCAGGGAGCGGGCAAGCCATCGCAGAGATCCCTGTGGCCGAGAGCATGTACGGCAGCGTTTTTACAACGGACTTCCTGCAGAATGTAACTCGTGAGCGCAACTTGCAGCCTCTCCAGAACTGCCTCCTCAGCACTGGTGCCGTGGTTTATCGCACACCCTGGAAAAACGTGGTGAATCCTTTGTTTGTGACCAGCACCGCCGACGCAATCATGCAGGCGCGGAGCGGTGGCACGACCCTGCGCGGTCAGCTCAGCACATGCAGCACACACGGATCCACGGGAACGCTCAGTTCACGAGACTCTCTGGGCGGCGAGTCCACCGTATCGGAACCCGTTCTCAGTCGCAGCCTCACGGATATGGGCATTGGCTCCCTGCGCTCAGAGGATTCGCCCTTGCAAAAGAGTCCCAGCCCGGATCAAGGATTCATCCGAGGTAGAATCGGCCACAAAATGCTCTCATTCAGCACAGACCTTAGTAATCCCGGCCTTCGCAAGCGTCACCCTAGAGACTCGACAACCTTCGAGTCACGCCGGCTTTTCCGCAAGTCCTACATGGAGGCACTGCAGAACCCCATGAACATCGGCTCCAGCTCTGAATCCATTCTGGAGGAAGGAACGGAGTCGACTTCCAGCTCCGTTCCGAAGGAGCCCATCCCACGGAGGATCTGTGCCCGTGGATGGCTGGGAGGAGATGAACCTCGCAACGGTTCTCCCGCCATAAATCCATCCAAGAACGCTGAGCTCAGTCCGGAGGAGAGACGCTCCAAATCTCTTGAACGTACCAATAAGGCCTTGCAGGTTAAAGGCCACCGAGCGCGCTCATCCTCCGGCGGCTCTGGCAGCAGCCTTCCCAAGAAACTTATGAATGGTTATACATTCCGTTTTGGAAAACTGGACTTGGAGGCGGCCTTTCCTGGCATTGAGAAACGGAGCAACAAAGAGAACTCAG GTCTCTCTGATGATGGTCTACGCTCAGGTCCCAGAAGGAACAGTAACAGCGGAGATGAGTGTGTTCCTCCCAAACCCTCCATCAGACCAGCGGTCTCTCCTGCCCCGTCCACGACGCCCCCTGCTGTCTGTTCCACACCACTGCCATCACTCATGACCCAGGTCAACCAGGAGCTCTTGACCTCTGGTGCGATAACGCTTCCTG GTAACCAAGACCGCAGTGGGAGAGCAGTGCTGCAGGTGTGCACCAGGAGCCAGGTTTGGACAGACGCGTGTCGCACCACAAACGAGATCACCGGGCTGCTCTGCTACTACTGCAACAGACTGCG gagGGAGAAACGAGATCTGGGTTTGACGGTTCTCGTTGACGCTCGCAGACAGCAGGCCACTTCCACACTGTTCTCGGCTCTGTCTCAGTTTCAG ACTTCTATACCCAATGCACTTTATTCCGTTTTGTTTCTCGTGGACAAAGATGCAGCAGTAAAAGTGGAGAGAGACATCACAGTTCCA TGTGAAGTTCTGACGTCTCTGAAAGCTCTACAGAAGCACATTGACTCGTCTCAGCTCACCAGAGACTTTGATGGCACCTTCCCATATGACCACAGCCACTACATTCACTTCAGACAG AAAATTGAACCGTTTGCTACGAGCTGCAGCGCCGCAATCTCTTCCCTTCAGAGCTCCATTGATACACTAAACAATATCGGCAATCTGGAGACATCTGAG GAGGTGTCAGAGGTCATCAACCAGCAGAAAAATCTCATGAAGTGTATTCTGGATGACACAAAACTAAACCGCCTGCGGCTGGAGGGCGGCACGTTTCTGGCACGGATCAGGAAAGAGGAGATGTGTGAAAATGAGAACTACAG AGACGCTGTGGATATGGTCAGTGCGCTGTATAACCAGGTGGATGAGGAGGTCCACAAACTCGTCATTCTGTCTAATAAATCACTGCAGCAGCTGGAGACGCTACTGGAGCTGCGCACGCTACAGGAGAGACACGAGGAG GTGAAGAGGTGGTTTTATGTGGAGAGTGAGAAACATTTGGCTCCTTTGGACTCGTATAGTCTCTCTCTGAGCTCCATTCAGGACATGAGACAGAGTCTGGCCCAGTTCATGGACGAGTCCACA GAACAGCAGAAGAAAGCTGCAGCGTTGTTAAGGGAGTCAAAAGCTGGTTCAGCCCTTCAAGAGGTTAAACAGCACATTAGCACCGTCCTGCAGCGGAGCGAGGCACGCAAGAACGAACTGGAGGTCCTGCACAACCTCTACGAGTTCTACGAATCG GCAAACCAGTGGATGGTCCATTGCCAGGAGTATTTCTGTCAGCTGAGGTTGGACGATAATGCGGTCAGTTACACGCCTTCCGTGCTGCACGTTTTGCAGGATTACCACAGCGAGGCCACAAAGTTCTCCCTGGACAACTTCAGCACACTCAATCAGATGGTGCTGAACCTCAACAGCCCGCGGGAGCTGCAGCAGTGGAGCAGCATTTGGCAGAAGTGCCAGCAAACCAAACAGCAACTGGAGGAAGCACTGGCTAAGGCTGCCTTGACCTCCAAAGAATCTGCGCTTATGACATCAAAACTTTTGGAAACCCAGAACGGAGTAGGTTCCTCTGAGCTTCCCACTCTGAGCTCTTCTTCTACGTTGTGTTTTGATTACGAAGATGAGAAGCCGCATTCAGCAGGTCCGTTCTCCAGAAGCCAGTTCCAATTTCCACCGGAGAGCGGCAAGTTCTCGACTTCCACGTTTGACGACACCGACAGCGACTGTACCGTCGACTCGTCCGCCTCGTGTCACTCCGAGCCTGTGCATTCACCAGCGTCGCGTCAGCGGAAGCAGCCGCTCAAAAAGATCATGAAGAAAACCATGAGCTACGAGCTGACGGCACGTGACAAAGCTCACCCGGATGCTGGTCATCATGGGTACACGGGCATCTACATTAAAGGACTGGAGGTCACCAACAACGTGTGCATAGAGAAGAAGCTCCAGCGGCCAGACGTGAAGAGTCCAGCGCTGGGCCGCAGTCGCAGCATGTCGTCCCCGCCCAGAGCGCACTGCAGACACAGCGACGGGGACGTGAAGACGCACAGCAG CAAAATTCAGCACATCATGGACGAGATGATCTCCACAGAGAGAGAGTATGTGAGATCTCTCAGCTACATCATCGAGCACTACTTCCCTGAGATGGAGCGACTGGACCTTCCTCAGGACCTGAGAGGGAAGCGCAGTATTATTTTTGGGAATTTGGAGAAGCTGTGTGACTTCCACAGCCAGTACTTCCTAAAGGATCTGGAGAGCTGCGCCCACTCGCCCCTGTCCATCAGCAGCTGCTTCCTGCAACAC GAGGAGCAGTTCGGTATGTACGCCCTGTACAGTAAGAACAAGCCCCGCTCAGATGCCTTGTTAATAAGCCACGGAAACAGTTTCTTCAAG AATAAGCAGGTGGAATTAGGTGATAAGATGGACTTGGCGTCCTACCTGCTGAAGCCCATccagaggatgagtaaatacGCTCTTCTCCTGAAGGATCTGATTAAGGAGTGCGGTCACTCTCAGGAGCAGGAGCTCACTGACCTTAGAACAGCTGAAGAGATGGTCAAGTTCCAGCTGCGCCACGGGAATGACCTCCTAGCCATGGACGCCATCCGTGGATGTGAT GTCAACCTGAAGGAGCAGGGCCAGCTTCGGTGTCAGGATGAGTTCATAGTGTGGTGCGGACGCAAAAAATACCTTCGTCATGTTTTCCTGTTCGAGGACCTCATCCTCTTCAGCAAGACCAAAAAGATTGAAGGAGGATATGACATCTACATCTACAAACAGTCCTACAAG ACAGCCGAGATCGGAATGACAGAGAACGTTGGCGACAGCGGGCTGCGCTTTGAGATCTGGTTTCGCCGAAGGAAATCCCAGGATACGTTCATCCTACAGGCCAGTTCTGGAGAGGTGAAGGCCGCGTGGACCAGCGTTATCGGCAAGATCCTGTGGCGGCAGGCCTTACGAAACCGAG AGTTGCGGATGCAGGAGATGGTTTCTATGGGAATTGGAAACAAGCCGTTCATGGACATCAAACCCAGCGACTCTGCGATCAGCGATCGAGCCGTCGACTACATTATGAAAGGGTCAG AGTCGAGGATGCGGGCGTCCATAGCGGTGTCCTCGTTCGACCACACCACGCCGTTTAAGAGACCTCACTCCACCATTTCCAACAGCAGCTCGTCATCCTCCAGCAGTCAGTCGTCGTCCTCTCTGCTGGGCTCTCTGAACCTGCATCTGTACCCGTCTCACCCGCTGCCCGGCTGCCCGTCTCTGTCCCACTGGCCGTACGACTGCATCGAAGAGGACGAGCTGGAGCATGATTCAACCGTTCAGTCCTCCATGA TCAGTGACAGTGCTGAGAGCTCGTCGCAGTGCACCTCCAGTGACAGTGTCAGCGGTCTGAGCAGCATCACGGTCCAGCGTCACCCCGCATTAGTGATGGAGAGTTACACCAGTGACGGAGGCTCGTACCTGTCCTCTCCCACACCCTCCCCGTCTCCACCCAAAGTCACGTCCCCCATCCTCTACCACAAAGAGCAGGAGCTGCAGACTCAGAGCAGCAAGTTCATCACAGCG CTGTGA
- the zgc:158766 gene encoding pleckstrin homology domain-containing family G member 4B isoform X2 produces MHSRVKSRSCDNYLSIKDSESLDHCIQSTLSALYPPFSASAATVLWQLFSVVERQYRGDGLRCFIDFLLPTKRILQIIKEEACLRFKGLLLYHEGWPLCLHEKVVLQLAPLHKVRLRQGDFYLQVVPLGRKAAKLVIKCLSGSGQAIAEIPVAESMYGSVFTTDFLQNVTRERNLQPLQNCLLSTGAVVYRTPWKNVVNPLFVTSTADAIMQARSGGTTLRGQLSTCSTHGSTGTLSSRDSLGGESTVSEPVLSRSLTDMGIGSLRSEDSPLQKSPSPDQGFIRGRIGHKMLSFSTDLSNPGLRKRHPRDSTTFESRRLFRKSYMEALQNPMNIGSSSESILEEGTESTSSSVPKEPIPRRICARGWLGGDEPRNGSPAINPSKNAELSPEERRSKSLERTNKALQVKGHRARSSSGGSGSSLPKKLMNGYTFRFGKLDLEAAFPGIEKRSNKENSGLSDDGLRSGPRRNSNSGDECVPPKPSIRPAVSPAPSTTPPAVCSTPLPSLMTQVNQELLTSGAITLPGNQDRSGRAVLQVCTRSQVWTDACRTTNEITGLLCYYCNRLRREKRDLGLTVLVDARRQQATSTLFSALSQFQTSIPNALYSVLFLVDKDAAVKVERDITVPCEVLTSLKALQKHIDSSQLTRDFDGTFPYDHSHYIHFRQKIEPFATSCSAAISSLQSSIDTLNNIGNLETSEEVSEVINQQKNLMKCILDDTKLNRLRLEGGTFLARIRKEEMCENENYRDAVDMVSALYNQVDEEVHKLVILSNKSLQQLETLLELRTLQERHEEVKRWFYVESEKHLAPLDSYSLSLSSIQDMRQSLAQFMDESTEQQKKAAALLRESKAGSALQEVKQHISTVLQRSEARKNELEVLHNLYEFYESANQWMVHCQEYFCQLRLDDNAVSYTPSVLHVLQDYHSEATKFSLDNFSTLNQMVLNLNSPRELQQWSSIWQKCQQTKQQLEEALAKAALTSKESALMTSKLLETQNGVGSSELPTLSSSSTLCFDYEDEKPHSAGPFSRSQFQFPPESGKFSTSTFDDTDSDCTVDSSASCHSEPVHSPASRQRKQPLKKIMKKTMSYELTARDKAHPDAGHHGYTGIYIKGLEVTNNVCIEKKLQRPDVKSPALGRSRSMSSPPRAHCRHSDGDVKTHSSKIQHIMDEMISTEREYVRSLSYIIEHYFPEMERLDLPQDLRGKRSIIFGNLEKLCDFHSQYFLKDLESCAHSPLSISSCFLQHEEQFGMYALYSKNKPRSDALLISHGNSFFKNKQVELGDKMDLASYLLKPIQRMSKYALLLKDLIKECGHSQEQELTDLRTAEEMVKFQLRHGNDLLAMDAIRGCDVNLKEQGQLRCQDEFIVWCGRKKYLRHVFLFEDLILFSKTKKIEGGYDIYIYKQSYKTAEIGMTENVGDSGLRFEIWFRRRKSQDTFILQASSGEVKAAWTSVIGKILWRQALRNRELRMQEMVSMGIGNKPFMDIKPSDSAISDRAVDYIMKGSESRMRASIAVSSFDHTTPFKRPHSTISNSSSSSSSSQSSSSLLGSLNLHLYPSHPLPGCPSLSHWPYDCIEEDELEHDSTVQSSMISDSAESSSQCTSSDSVSGLSSITVQRHPALVMESYTSDGGSYLSSPTPSPSPPKVTSPILYHKEQELQTQSSKFITASKTSHCPLGLSTLV; encoded by the exons GACTCAGAGTCGTTGGACCACTGCATTCAGAGTACGCTCTCTGCACTGTACCCTCCGTTCAGCGCGAGCGCGGCGACCGTGCTGTGGCAGCTCTTCAGTGTGGTGGAGAGACAGTACCGCGGCGACGGCCTGCGCTGTTTCATTGACTTCCTGCTGCCCACCAAGAGAATCCTGCAGATAATAAAGGAGGAGGCCTGT CTGCGATTCAAAGGCCTGTTGCTGTACCACGAGGGATGGCCGCTGTGTTTACATGAGAAGGTGGTTCTGCAACTCGCACCGCTGCATAAAGTACGTCTGCGGCAGGGAGATTTCTACCTGCAGGTGGTTCCTTTAGGCCGCAAGGCTGCCAAACTGGTCATAAAATGCCTGTCAGGGAGCGGGCAAGCCATCGCAGAGATCCCTGTGGCCGAGAGCATGTACGGCAGCGTTTTTACAACGGACTTCCTGCAGAATGTAACTCGTGAGCGCAACTTGCAGCCTCTCCAGAACTGCCTCCTCAGCACTGGTGCCGTGGTTTATCGCACACCCTGGAAAAACGTGGTGAATCCTTTGTTTGTGACCAGCACCGCCGACGCAATCATGCAGGCGCGGAGCGGTGGCACGACCCTGCGCGGTCAGCTCAGCACATGCAGCACACACGGATCCACGGGAACGCTCAGTTCACGAGACTCTCTGGGCGGCGAGTCCACCGTATCGGAACCCGTTCTCAGTCGCAGCCTCACGGATATGGGCATTGGCTCCCTGCGCTCAGAGGATTCGCCCTTGCAAAAGAGTCCCAGCCCGGATCAAGGATTCATCCGAGGTAGAATCGGCCACAAAATGCTCTCATTCAGCACAGACCTTAGTAATCCCGGCCTTCGCAAGCGTCACCCTAGAGACTCGACAACCTTCGAGTCACGCCGGCTTTTCCGCAAGTCCTACATGGAGGCACTGCAGAACCCCATGAACATCGGCTCCAGCTCTGAATCCATTCTGGAGGAAGGAACGGAGTCGACTTCCAGCTCCGTTCCGAAGGAGCCCATCCCACGGAGGATCTGTGCCCGTGGATGGCTGGGAGGAGATGAACCTCGCAACGGTTCTCCCGCCATAAATCCATCCAAGAACGCTGAGCTCAGTCCGGAGGAGAGACGCTCCAAATCTCTTGAACGTACCAATAAGGCCTTGCAGGTTAAAGGCCACCGAGCGCGCTCATCCTCCGGCGGCTCTGGCAGCAGCCTTCCCAAGAAACTTATGAATGGTTATACATTCCGTTTTGGAAAACTGGACTTGGAGGCGGCCTTTCCTGGCATTGAGAAACGGAGCAACAAAGAGAACTCAG GTCTCTCTGATGATGGTCTACGCTCAGGTCCCAGAAGGAACAGTAACAGCGGAGATGAGTGTGTTCCTCCCAAACCCTCCATCAGACCAGCGGTCTCTCCTGCCCCGTCCACGACGCCCCCTGCTGTCTGTTCCACACCACTGCCATCACTCATGACCCAGGTCAACCAGGAGCTCTTGACCTCTGGTGCGATAACGCTTCCTG GTAACCAAGACCGCAGTGGGAGAGCAGTGCTGCAGGTGTGCACCAGGAGCCAGGTTTGGACAGACGCGTGTCGCACCACAAACGAGATCACCGGGCTGCTCTGCTACTACTGCAACAGACTGCG gagGGAGAAACGAGATCTGGGTTTGACGGTTCTCGTTGACGCTCGCAGACAGCAGGCCACTTCCACACTGTTCTCGGCTCTGTCTCAGTTTCAG ACTTCTATACCCAATGCACTTTATTCCGTTTTGTTTCTCGTGGACAAAGATGCAGCAGTAAAAGTGGAGAGAGACATCACAGTTCCA TGTGAAGTTCTGACGTCTCTGAAAGCTCTACAGAAGCACATTGACTCGTCTCAGCTCACCAGAGACTTTGATGGCACCTTCCCATATGACCACAGCCACTACATTCACTTCAGACAG AAAATTGAACCGTTTGCTACGAGCTGCAGCGCCGCAATCTCTTCCCTTCAGAGCTCCATTGATACACTAAACAATATCGGCAATCTGGAGACATCTGAG GAGGTGTCAGAGGTCATCAACCAGCAGAAAAATCTCATGAAGTGTATTCTGGATGACACAAAACTAAACCGCCTGCGGCTGGAGGGCGGCACGTTTCTGGCACGGATCAGGAAAGAGGAGATGTGTGAAAATGAGAACTACAG AGACGCTGTGGATATGGTCAGTGCGCTGTATAACCAGGTGGATGAGGAGGTCCACAAACTCGTCATTCTGTCTAATAAATCACTGCAGCAGCTGGAGACGCTACTGGAGCTGCGCACGCTACAGGAGAGACACGAGGAG GTGAAGAGGTGGTTTTATGTGGAGAGTGAGAAACATTTGGCTCCTTTGGACTCGTATAGTCTCTCTCTGAGCTCCATTCAGGACATGAGACAGAGTCTGGCCCAGTTCATGGACGAGTCCACA GAACAGCAGAAGAAAGCTGCAGCGTTGTTAAGGGAGTCAAAAGCTGGTTCAGCCCTTCAAGAGGTTAAACAGCACATTAGCACCGTCCTGCAGCGGAGCGAGGCACGCAAGAACGAACTGGAGGTCCTGCACAACCTCTACGAGTTCTACGAATCG GCAAACCAGTGGATGGTCCATTGCCAGGAGTATTTCTGTCAGCTGAGGTTGGACGATAATGCGGTCAGTTACACGCCTTCCGTGCTGCACGTTTTGCAGGATTACCACAGCGAGGCCACAAAGTTCTCCCTGGACAACTTCAGCACACTCAATCAGATGGTGCTGAACCTCAACAGCCCGCGGGAGCTGCAGCAGTGGAGCAGCATTTGGCAGAAGTGCCAGCAAACCAAACAGCAACTGGAGGAAGCACTGGCTAAGGCTGCCTTGACCTCCAAAGAATCTGCGCTTATGACATCAAAACTTTTGGAAACCCAGAACGGAGTAGGTTCCTCTGAGCTTCCCACTCTGAGCTCTTCTTCTACGTTGTGTTTTGATTACGAAGATGAGAAGCCGCATTCAGCAGGTCCGTTCTCCAGAAGCCAGTTCCAATTTCCACCGGAGAGCGGCAAGTTCTCGACTTCCACGTTTGACGACACCGACAGCGACTGTACCGTCGACTCGTCCGCCTCGTGTCACTCCGAGCCTGTGCATTCACCAGCGTCGCGTCAGCGGAAGCAGCCGCTCAAAAAGATCATGAAGAAAACCATGAGCTACGAGCTGACGGCACGTGACAAAGCTCACCCGGATGCTGGTCATCATGGGTACACGGGCATCTACATTAAAGGACTGGAGGTCACCAACAACGTGTGCATAGAGAAGAAGCTCCAGCGGCCAGACGTGAAGAGTCCAGCGCTGGGCCGCAGTCGCAGCATGTCGTCCCCGCCCAGAGCGCACTGCAGACACAGCGACGGGGACGTGAAGACGCACAGCAG CAAAATTCAGCACATCATGGACGAGATGATCTCCACAGAGAGAGAGTATGTGAGATCTCTCAGCTACATCATCGAGCACTACTTCCCTGAGATGGAGCGACTGGACCTTCCTCAGGACCTGAGAGGGAAGCGCAGTATTATTTTTGGGAATTTGGAGAAGCTGTGTGACTTCCACAGCCAGTACTTCCTAAAGGATCTGGAGAGCTGCGCCCACTCGCCCCTGTCCATCAGCAGCTGCTTCCTGCAACAC GAGGAGCAGTTCGGTATGTACGCCCTGTACAGTAAGAACAAGCCCCGCTCAGATGCCTTGTTAATAAGCCACGGAAACAGTTTCTTCAAG AATAAGCAGGTGGAATTAGGTGATAAGATGGACTTGGCGTCCTACCTGCTGAAGCCCATccagaggatgagtaaatacGCTCTTCTCCTGAAGGATCTGATTAAGGAGTGCGGTCACTCTCAGGAGCAGGAGCTCACTGACCTTAGAACAGCTGAAGAGATGGTCAAGTTCCAGCTGCGCCACGGGAATGACCTCCTAGCCATGGACGCCATCCGTGGATGTGAT GTCAACCTGAAGGAGCAGGGCCAGCTTCGGTGTCAGGATGAGTTCATAGTGTGGTGCGGACGCAAAAAATACCTTCGTCATGTTTTCCTGTTCGAGGACCTCATCCTCTTCAGCAAGACCAAAAAGATTGAAGGAGGATATGACATCTACATCTACAAACAGTCCTACAAG ACAGCCGAGATCGGAATGACAGAGAACGTTGGCGACAGCGGGCTGCGCTTTGAGATCTGGTTTCGCCGAAGGAAATCCCAGGATACGTTCATCCTACAGGCCAGTTCTGGAGAGGTGAAGGCCGCGTGGACCAGCGTTATCGGCAAGATCCTGTGGCGGCAGGCCTTACGAAACCGAG AGTTGCGGATGCAGGAGATGGTTTCTATGGGAATTGGAAACAAGCCGTTCATGGACATCAAACCCAGCGACTCTGCGATCAGCGATCGAGCCGTCGACTACATTATGAAAGGGTCAG AGTCGAGGATGCGGGCGTCCATAGCGGTGTCCTCGTTCGACCACACCACGCCGTTTAAGAGACCTCACTCCACCATTTCCAACAGCAGCTCGTCATCCTCCAGCAGTCAGTCGTCGTCCTCTCTGCTGGGCTCTCTGAACCTGCATCTGTACCCGTCTCACCCGCTGCCCGGCTGCCCGTCTCTGTCCCACTGGCCGTACGACTGCATCGAAGAGGACGAGCTGGAGCATGATTCAACCGTTCAGTCCTCCATGA TCAGTGACAGTGCTGAGAGCTCGTCGCAGTGCACCTCCAGTGACAGTGTCAGCGGTCTGAGCAGCATCACGGTCCAGCGTCACCCCGCATTAGTGATGGAGAGTTACACCAGTGACGGAGGCTCGTACCTGTCCTCTCCCACACCCTCCCCGTCTCCACCCAAAGTCACGTCCCCCATCCTCTACCACAAAGAGCAGGAGCTGCAGACTCAGAGCAGCAAGTTCATCACAGCG AGCAAGACTTCTCATTGCCCGTTAGGCCTCTCGACTCTGGTTTGA